From Chthonomonas sp., the proteins below share one genomic window:
- a CDS encoding PEP-CTERM sorting domain-containing protein — protein sequence MRCFIAGVLIASLPTLLYAQTIQEFSLPTGQYAFGSSADHSRWLIKGRSPGGAIIDSSGYHELNMPDGAGAFEPFALAASGDFIVGSGAFDVDSYQVDRPIRWTSSGVAQTLSTDFALARAIGVSDDGQTVLIGSPDNSGSTLVRNGVAVGLLGNGISLSRDGLTYSSRRDTGTVEEFGLTTGSVYEQFAHLRPLGGAVSGDGLSAFAQRADGTTVRLRRTSGSTTWVETPLGVPLGEAAASPAMVNLDGGLIASQNGIWRDSTGWQSVASLVGSPYTGAQITSVHGDGGGFFFEANGERDYEYRFAAVPEPSSLAAVGLLFALSRLRRRR from the coding sequence ATGCGATGCTTCATTGCTGGCGTATTGATCGCTAGTCTGCCAACCCTTCTGTACGCACAAACCATTCAAGAATTCTCCCTACCAACTGGTCAATATGCGTTTGGCAGCTCCGCGGATCACAGCCGCTGGCTAATCAAGGGTCGTTCGCCGGGCGGTGCTATCATCGACTCCTCCGGTTATCACGAGCTCAATATGCCCGACGGCGCCGGTGCGTTTGAACCCTTTGCCTTGGCGGCCAGCGGTGACTTTATCGTCGGCTCAGGCGCCTTCGATGTGGATTCTTACCAAGTTGATCGTCCGATTCGGTGGACTTCATCCGGCGTCGCGCAAACTTTGTCAACGGACTTTGCGCTGGCGCGGGCAATCGGCGTCAGCGACGACGGCCAAACCGTGTTGATCGGCTCGCCCGATAACTCAGGTAGCACGCTCGTTCGGAACGGCGTCGCAGTCGGGTTGCTTGGGAACGGTATCAGCCTCAGCCGCGATGGATTGACCTATTCGTCTCGCCGCGACACCGGTACAGTCGAAGAATTCGGCCTGACCACAGGCTCGGTGTATGAGCAGTTTGCCCATTTGCGGCCCCTTGGCGGAGCCGTCTCAGGCGACGGTCTTTCGGCCTTTGCTCAGCGTGCCGACGGCACGACCGTGCGCTTGCGCCGAACTTCGGGCTCCACAACATGGGTCGAAACTCCGCTCGGCGTTCCGCTCGGAGAGGCCGCCGCAAGTCCGGCAATGGTGAATCTCGATGGCGGCTTGATCGCGAGCCAGAACGGAATCTGGCGTGACTCGACTGGCTGGCAATCCGTCGCCTCGCTGGTTGGCTCGCCGTACACTGGTGCCCAAATCACCAGCGTACATGGCGACGGCGGCGGGTTCTTCTTTGAAGCCAATGGAGAGCGCGACTACGAATATCGGTTCGCCGCGGTGCCTGAGCCTAGTTCGCTGGCCGCGGTGGGACTGCTGTTCGCGCTCAGTCGGCTGCGCCGACGTCGGTAG
- a CDS encoding glycosyltransferase gives MNSPLNIWILQIGEPLPMDDVDVRLFRCGLLAQHANERGHNVRWWTSGFDHYRKCFRYATDEVIEFRPGYEIECLRGCGYAKNVSLRRYRDHKILGQKFRQFAPQRARPDVIWCAVPIVELALPAVQLAREWGVPIVLDAMDRWPDHFLTVLPPAFSPAVRLLLAKQWRDTREAFAGATAVSGNSEGFVKWGLGYANRARNQWDRPFYFGYPQPEISLSTRLEANAYWDKLDVLPGRMNACFVGTVSNRPFDLTAMIRGVQQSKLSGKLVVCGEGESRPELQALAAGDPRIVFAGWRNAAEIAVLMERCHLGIAPYRPTENFLHNIPNKIPEYLAGRLAVLSGVDGEIGEILTRTGSGVVYPASDPDALAAAIDRMLQNPGALAQMKVSSGETFNQSFRASTIYPAIVDHLEKLAATHHPNR, from the coding sequence TTGAATAGCCCTCTAAACATCTGGATCCTCCAAATCGGGGAGCCGCTGCCCATGGACGACGTGGACGTGCGACTCTTTCGATGCGGACTCCTCGCTCAACACGCCAACGAGCGCGGCCACAACGTGCGCTGGTGGACCTCCGGATTCGACCACTACCGCAAATGCTTTCGCTACGCCACGGACGAGGTGATCGAGTTTCGCCCCGGCTACGAAATCGAGTGCCTCCGCGGATGCGGCTACGCCAAAAACGTGAGCCTGCGGCGGTATCGCGATCACAAGATTTTGGGGCAGAAGTTCCGACAGTTCGCCCCGCAGCGCGCCCGTCCCGACGTGATTTGGTGCGCCGTGCCCATCGTCGAGCTTGCGCTTCCCGCCGTCCAACTGGCTCGGGAGTGGGGCGTGCCGATTGTGCTCGATGCGATGGACCGGTGGCCGGACCATTTTCTCACGGTGCTGCCGCCGGCGTTTTCTCCGGCGGTGAGGCTGTTGCTGGCCAAGCAATGGCGCGACACCCGCGAGGCGTTTGCCGGAGCTACAGCGGTGAGCGGCAACTCCGAAGGCTTTGTCAAGTGGGGCCTCGGCTACGCGAACCGAGCCCGCAATCAGTGGGATCGCCCGTTCTATTTCGGCTATCCACAGCCCGAGATTTCGCTGTCTACTCGCCTTGAAGCGAACGCCTACTGGGACAAACTCGACGTGCTGCCCGGACGGATGAACGCCTGCTTCGTGGGCACCGTTAGCAACCGCCCCTTCGATCTCACGGCCATGATCCGCGGCGTCCAGCAGTCCAAGCTCAGCGGCAAACTCGTGGTGTGCGGCGAAGGCGAATCGCGGCCCGAGCTACAGGCTCTCGCGGCAGGGGACCCGCGCATCGTCTTTGCCGGATGGCGCAACGCGGCTGAAATCGCCGTCCTCATGGAGCGCTGTCACTTGGGGATTGCGCCGTATCGGCCGACCGAAAACTTCCTGCATAACATCCCCAACAAGATCCCCGAGTATTTGGCCGGACGCCTCGCCGTGCTCAGCGGAGTGGATGGCGAAATCGGCGAGATTCTCACGCGAACCGGCTCAGGAGTCGTCTATCCCGCCTCCGACCCGGACGCGTTGGCCGCCGCCATCGATCGCATGCTTCAGAACCCGGGTGCCCTCGCTCAGATGAAAGTGAGCTCGGGCGAGACGTTTAATCAGAGCTTTCGGGCGAGCACGATCTACCCCGCCATTGTTGACCATTTGGAAAAGTTGGCCGCCACGCACCACCCAAATCGGTAG
- a CDS encoding DUF935 family protein — MFKLFNRRSRPTREVAPSLTAAEQRQWQVPGPVAGSLPDHTYTAMMSDGMVHSALAIKRLAVLASDWRITGQDARRVAFIERVFAQMEGSPRTILTQAMDAFGRGWSVQEQVYRAEGGQVWLAATRAKDVANLGLRPDEFGRVEALTMQRPGEPEHHLDPRKFIVYRHHAGTSRLKGRSDLDAAYRHFQAKNTLLQAWRIHLERYASPTMLGKFERGLPPEEQSKLLGALNQLADATAIVFPREVEVESVAAAPEASRGFMEAIDFHNREMARAILGQTLTTDEGRRVGSLALGKVHLQVLLLQVNAVRETLADEVMTEQVIRPLIEMNFGPGEIPRFQFDNIRLEAFASGNLG, encoded by the coding sequence ATGTTCAAGTTGTTTAATCGTCGTTCGCGCCCGACTCGCGAGGTCGCGCCGAGCCTCACTGCCGCCGAGCAGCGGCAATGGCAGGTCCCCGGCCCGGTCGCCGGGAGCTTGCCCGACCACACGTACACCGCCATGATGAGCGACGGCATGGTGCACTCCGCGCTGGCCATCAAGCGCCTGGCCGTACTCGCCTCGGATTGGCGGATCACCGGCCAAGACGCGCGGCGCGTGGCGTTTATCGAGCGCGTGTTTGCGCAGATGGAGGGCTCGCCGCGCACCATCCTCACCCAAGCCATGGACGCCTTTGGGCGCGGTTGGTCGGTGCAGGAGCAGGTGTATCGGGCCGAAGGCGGCCAGGTTTGGCTCGCCGCCACCCGAGCCAAGGATGTCGCTAACCTTGGCCTGAGACCCGACGAGTTTGGCCGGGTGGAGGCGTTGACCATGCAGCGCCCGGGCGAACCGGAGCACCACCTCGACCCGCGCAAGTTCATCGTCTATCGCCACCACGCGGGAACGTCGCGCTTGAAAGGGCGCAGCGACCTGGACGCGGCTTACCGCCACTTCCAGGCGAAGAACACGCTGTTGCAAGCGTGGCGAATCCACCTTGAGCGGTACGCTTCGCCGACGATGCTCGGCAAGTTCGAGCGCGGTCTTCCGCCGGAGGAGCAAAGCAAGCTGCTGGGCGCGCTGAACCAGCTTGCCGATGCCACCGCGATCGTATTTCCGCGCGAGGTCGAGGTGGAATCGGTGGCCGCCGCACCGGAGGCGAGTCGCGGCTTTATGGAGGCGATTGACTTTCACAACCGCGAGATGGCGCGCGCCATTTTGGGGCAGACGCTCACCACCGACGAGGGTCGGCGAGTGGGCTCGCTCGCCTTGGGCAAGGTTCACCTTCAGGTGCTGCTGTTGCAGGTCAATGCCGTGCGCGAGACGCTGGCCGACGAGGTGATGACGGAGCAGGTGATTCGCCCGCTGATCGAAATGAACTTCGGCCCCGGCGAAATCCCACGGTTTCAATTCGACAATATCCGCCTGGAGGCGTTTGCCAGCGGAAATCTGGGTTAG
- a CDS encoding PilZ domain-containing protein, translating to MTVVETLVNYTGWVTDLTSANILLALDILPEPPVGTKVLIEIAASGSHLLIQGSVAGTLPGALVCDVVTLRSMDSDEAPRLKVDHMTYELVDGDTILHGMVNDISESGLGIIASSKLERDKSYEIRVATPLGETVGQFTVRHLGSSVSHYESRIGGRFVVEDRVDQARWRTLIQQKLAA from the coding sequence GTGACCGTGGTCGAGACTCTGGTTAACTACACCGGCTGGGTGACGGACCTGACGTCGGCGAATATTTTGCTGGCCCTTGACATTCTGCCCGAGCCACCAGTGGGCACCAAGGTGCTCATCGAGATCGCCGCGAGCGGCTCGCACCTGCTCATCCAAGGGTCGGTCGCCGGCACCTTGCCGGGCGCTCTGGTGTGCGACGTCGTGACCTTGCGCTCCATGGATTCCGACGAAGCGCCGCGCCTTAAGGTGGATCACATGACCTATGAGCTTGTCGATGGCGACACGATTCTGCACGGGATGGTCAACGATATCTCGGAATCTGGCCTCGGCATCATCGCTTCCAGCAAGTTGGAGCGAGACAAATCCTACGAAATCCGGGTGGCGACGCCGCTCGGCGAAACCGTCGGCCAGTTCACCGTGCGGCATTTGGGCAGCAGCGTGAGCCACTACGAATCGCGCATCGGCGGTCGATTCGTCGTGGAAGACCGCGTGGACCAAGCGCGCTGGCGCACGCTCATCCAGCAAAAGCTTGCCGCCTAA
- a CDS encoding prepilin-type N-terminal cleavage/methylation domain-containing protein has product MSNIQKSRLSRGFTLIELLVVIAIIAILAAILFPVFTQAKEAAKKTQAISNMKQLQLGAQMYLDQNDGNFHMIRSYTKPAPLTGNWAYGAEDALQPFVKNFGVFADPKDGFSRDDCGNPTGNKTSFSWTMRGRSDLFETTETFGVHGFLNATNVLVGNSTNESEMSAPAGTINLYPLWTTASYENGYSYYRYYTENVLSLPAFPQTLQFTWCSSAPLAGRMSIGQYGEQTVWGFADGHVKSMPRSRTMDKMWCRASSTVATSGCFSATANPNQAYTDKRLNLFHYSGEMQQ; this is encoded by the coding sequence ATGAGCAATATTCAGAAATCCAGGCTGAGCCGTGGTTTCACTTTGATTGAGCTTCTCGTGGTTATTGCGATCATCGCGATTTTGGCGGCGATCCTGTTCCCGGTTTTCACCCAAGCAAAGGAAGCGGCAAAGAAGACGCAAGCGATCAGCAACATGAAGCAGTTGCAGCTCGGTGCGCAGATGTACCTCGATCAAAACGACGGTAACTTCCACATGATCCGCAGCTACACCAAGCCCGCGCCGTTGACCGGCAACTGGGCTTATGGTGCCGAAGATGCGCTGCAACCGTTCGTCAAGAACTTCGGCGTGTTTGCCGACCCGAAAGACGGCTTTTCGCGCGACGACTGCGGTAACCCGACCGGCAACAAGACCAGCTTTAGCTGGACGATGCGCGGCCGATCGGACCTCTTCGAAACGACCGAAACTTTTGGTGTTCACGGGTTCCTCAACGCGACCAACGTGTTGGTGGGCAACTCGACCAATGAGTCGGAAATGTCGGCTCCCGCCGGAACGATCAACCTCTATCCGCTGTGGACGACGGCCAGCTACGAAAATGGCTATTCGTACTACCGCTACTACACCGAAAACGTGCTGAGCCTGCCGGCCTTCCCGCAGACACTGCAGTTCACGTGGTGTTCGTCGGCGCCGCTTGCTGGTCGCATGTCGATCGGTCAGTACGGTGAGCAAACCGTGTGGGGATTCGCCGACGGTCACGTCAAGTCCATGCCCCGCTCGCGCACCATGGATAAAATGTGGTGCCGCGCTTCGAGCACCGTGGCGACCAGTGGTTGCTTCAGCGCAACGGCAAACCCGAACCAGGCTTACACAGATAAGCGCCTTAACCTCTTCCACTACTCGGGAGAAATGCAACAGTGA
- a CDS encoding MBL fold metallo-hydrolase, translated as MSNRISFHGAARTVTGSKHLIESNGRKVLVDCGLFQGSRELSDRNWDPWPFNPHEIDALVLTHAHGDHLAMIPRLVRDGFTGPIYATAATIGIAKFSLPDSARIQEEDARYHAKHGTSRHADPRPLYTEEDAKAALRLFRPIPYGETTSLPGKMSFEFRVAGHIFGSAFAHITFSDGTTLLMGGDLGPYDAPLIRDPDTIEETDYLVLESTYGDRVHPEEDTEAVLEEIFQNAYSNSQTVIIPSFAIGRTQELLYYISRLQVKGTMPRIPIFLDSPMAVTATQLYDRSVEEYDDEMKAMVEAGDHPLEPDYLTFVRDANQSKELNSRRGPMIIIAGSGMANGGRVVHHLKHRLPHQDTLVLFVGYQGSGTLGRQILDGATEVEIHRVPVEVRAEIKRITSLSAHADQDDIMRWLGGFTKPPKHTFIVHGEPQAQDVLAAKLRAELGWEVSIPEQGDSATLN; from the coding sequence ATGAGCAATCGCATTTCGTTCCATGGCGCGGCCCGCACGGTGACCGGCTCCAAGCATCTGATCGAATCGAATGGGCGCAAAGTGCTGGTGGATTGCGGGCTTTTCCAGGGCTCGCGCGAACTCTCCGATCGCAACTGGGACCCGTGGCCGTTCAATCCGCATGAGATTGACGCGCTGGTGCTCACGCACGCGCACGGCGACCACCTCGCGATGATTCCGCGCCTGGTGCGCGACGGCTTCACCGGTCCGATCTACGCCACCGCCGCCACCATCGGCATCGCCAAGTTCTCGCTGCCCGACTCGGCGCGAATTCAGGAAGAAGACGCGCGCTACCACGCGAAGCACGGCACCTCGCGCCACGCCGACCCGCGCCCGCTCTACACCGAGGAAGATGCCAAAGCCGCCTTGCGTTTGTTCCGCCCGATTCCTTACGGTGAAACCACGAGCCTGCCCGGCAAGATGAGTTTTGAGTTCCGTGTGGCTGGCCACATCTTCGGTTCGGCGTTCGCTCACATCACCTTTAGCGATGGCACCACCTTGCTCATGGGCGGCGACCTCGGCCCCTACGATGCGCCCCTGATTCGCGACCCGGACACGATCGAAGAGACCGACTACCTGGTGCTCGAAAGTACTTACGGCGACCGCGTCCATCCCGAGGAAGATACCGAAGCGGTGCTTGAGGAAATCTTCCAAAACGCCTACTCGAACAGCCAAACCGTCATCATTCCGAGTTTCGCGATTGGCCGCACGCAGGAGCTTTTGTACTACATCTCGCGCTTGCAAGTGAAGGGCACGATGCCGCGCATTCCGATCTTTTTGGACAGCCCGATGGCGGTCACCGCGACGCAACTTTACGACCGCAGCGTCGAAGAATACGACGACGAGATGAAGGCGATGGTGGAGGCCGGCGATCATCCGCTCGAACCGGACTACCTGACCTTTGTGCGCGACGCAAACCAGAGCAAGGAGCTCAATTCGCGGCGCGGCCCCATGATCATCATCGCCGGTAGCGGCATGGCCAACGGCGGCCGTGTGGTGCACCACCTGAAGCACCGCCTCCCTCATCAGGACACGCTGGTGCTGTTCGTCGGTTACCAAGGCTCGGGCACGCTCGGGCGACAGATTCTCGACGGCGCCACCGAGGTGGAGATTCACCGCGTGCCGGTGGAGGTGCGCGCCGAAATCAAGCGCATTACTTCCCTTTCGGCGCACGCCGACCAGGACGACATCATGCGCTGGCTGGGTGGGTTCACCAAGCCGCCCAAGCACACGTTTATCGTTCACGGCGAGCCGCAAGCGCAGGATGTCTTGGCGGCGAAGCTGAGGGCCGAACTTGGCTGGGAAGTCTCGATTCCCGAACAAGGCGACTCGGCGACGCTCAACTAA
- a CDS encoding aspartate-semialdehyde dehydrogenase, whose product MGYLRVVDRSFNVAIVGATGAVGRELVRLLEDRNFPVANLTLLASARSVGEPIPFRGEDLRVQLTEASAFRNQDFVFFSAGASRSREFIPHAIQEQAYVIDNSSAFRMQSDVPLVVPEVNGHLLTTSTHLIANPNCTAALLLMTLAPLRKLGQLSRVIVSTYQSASGAGAQAMEELRSQTRCFLDGEPVVPNILPHPYAFNLFSHNTPIGDDGANEEEAKVVEETRKILDDSRLPMNVTCVRVPVLRAHSESVTVEFAGERPSLEAVREAWAAMPGVQIVDDRAANLFPMPISASGGDDVLVGRLRNDPSHENAISYFLAGDQLLKGAALNAVQIAESLAALR is encoded by the coding sequence ATGGGGTACCTAAGGGTGGTGGATAGAAGCTTCAATGTAGCCATAGTCGGTGCAACAGGCGCCGTCGGTCGAGAGCTGGTTCGACTATTAGAGGACCGGAACTTCCCGGTCGCCAATCTGACGTTACTTGCGAGTGCACGCTCTGTGGGCGAGCCGATTCCTTTCCGCGGAGAAGACCTCCGCGTACAACTTACCGAAGCTTCCGCATTCCGCAACCAAGATTTTGTGTTCTTTAGTGCAGGTGCGAGCCGAAGCCGTGAGTTCATTCCCCACGCCATCCAAGAGCAAGCATATGTAATCGACAATTCCAGTGCGTTTCGCATGCAGTCTGACGTCCCCCTAGTCGTGCCTGAAGTGAATGGTCACCTCCTCACAACGTCCACGCATTTGATCGCGAACCCTAACTGTACCGCCGCCCTTCTGCTCATGACCCTTGCGCCATTGCGCAAACTGGGGCAACTTTCCCGGGTTATTGTGAGCACTTACCAAAGCGCCAGCGGCGCCGGTGCGCAAGCAATGGAAGAACTTCGCTCGCAAACCCGCTGTTTCTTAGACGGCGAGCCCGTTGTGCCGAATATTCTTCCGCATCCTTACGCCTTTAACTTATTTAGCCACAATACGCCGATCGGCGATGACGGCGCGAACGAAGAAGAAGCGAAGGTTGTGGAAGAAACGCGCAAAATCTTGGACGATTCTAGGCTGCCCATGAACGTCACCTGCGTGCGGGTGCCGGTGCTCCGCGCGCACAGCGAATCCGTGACGGTAGAGTTCGCCGGCGAGCGGCCTTCACTAGAAGCCGTCCGCGAGGCGTGGGCGGCGATGCCCGGCGTGCAGATTGTGGATGACCGCGCGGCCAACCTCTTCCCGATGCCGATTTCGGCGAGCGGCGGCGATGACGTCTTGGTCGGGCGGTTACGCAACGACCCGAGCCACGAGAATGCGATCAGCTACTTCCTGGCCGGCGACCAGCTCCTCAAGGGCGCGGCGCTCAACGCCGTGCAGATTGCGGAATCGCTCGCGGCATTGCGATAA
- a CDS encoding C39 family peptidase, protein MKATTLGFLLGLANLAAAQEFAVLTAQDFTREGQDWVSRPMPVPAGTQEIVPSWRLFTPWARPVTIALEVQQEQQWFRFDMARWASAGSANTSFARQEQQAGKVFTDTLSLNGAAAQVRVRIAGETQLDEFYLSFAPKLSADLDSADPSAAWGTTLEPPKHAQSVYPNGGVLCSPTSTSMLLGYWAGQLQQPCLDQRTPDLLPQLWDKKYDGAGNWSFNMSLAGSQPGMVGYVSRLRNLRDLETWIMRGVPVATSVSYDLLKGKDKKGASDGHLVVLVGFTATGDPIFNDPGRNIVRMTYAREAFRRAWESSGRTVYLVYPRNWRLTNEGPWRPSPRF, encoded by the coding sequence ATGAAGGCGACGACCCTCGGATTCCTGCTCGGCTTGGCGAACCTCGCCGCCGCGCAGGAATTCGCGGTATTGACGGCTCAAGATTTCACCCGCGAGGGGCAAGACTGGGTTTCTCGCCCCATGCCCGTGCCCGCTGGCACCCAAGAAATCGTGCCCAGCTGGCGATTATTCACACCGTGGGCGAGACCGGTGACCATCGCGCTGGAAGTTCAACAAGAGCAGCAGTGGTTTCGTTTCGACATGGCGCGCTGGGCTTCCGCGGGTTCGGCCAACACCAGTTTTGCTCGGCAAGAGCAGCAAGCTGGCAAGGTGTTTACCGATACGCTGAGTCTCAATGGCGCCGCCGCTCAGGTGAGAGTGCGCATCGCGGGCGAAACGCAACTCGACGAGTTCTACTTGAGCTTCGCGCCGAAGCTCTCCGCCGACCTCGACAGCGCCGACCCCTCCGCCGCGTGGGGAACCACGCTCGAGCCGCCGAAGCACGCGCAAAGCGTCTATCCCAATGGCGGTGTGCTGTGCAGTCCGACCTCGACTTCGATGTTGCTCGGCTACTGGGCGGGCCAGCTGCAGCAGCCCTGCCTGGATCAACGGACCCCCGACCTGCTGCCGCAACTCTGGGACAAAAAGTATGACGGTGCGGGAAACTGGTCGTTCAACATGAGCTTGGCCGGTTCCCAGCCGGGCATGGTGGGCTACGTCAGCCGACTCCGCAACTTGCGCGACCTGGAAACCTGGATCATGCGCGGCGTGCCGGTGGCCACCAGCGTGAGCTACGACCTGCTCAAGGGCAAGGACAAGAAGGGCGCCAGCGACGGCCATTTGGTGGTGCTGGTCGGATTCACGGCCACGGGCGATCCGATTTTCAACGATCCGGGCCGTAACATCGTGCGCATGACCTACGCCCGCGAGGCGTTCCGCCGGGCGTGGGAATCGTCCGGACGCACGGTCTATCTGGTGTATCCCCGCAACTGGCGACTAACAAACGAAGGTCCGTGGCGGCCCAGCCCCCGCTTCTAG
- the trpB gene encoding tryptophan synthase subunit beta: MPPATSTPGWFGNYGGQYVPETLVPALDELAELFHRSWAEPAFRAEFHEILRSFVGRPTPITKLSRLGEVIGAEVWAKREDLNHTGAHKINNAIGQVLLARRMGKTRIIAETGAGQHGVATATVCALYGMPCVVYMGREDTERQALNVFRMRLLGAEVRPVDSGTKTLKDALNEAMRDWVTNIADTHYIIGTAAGPYPYPEMVREFQRVIGDEAREQMLAEAGALPDRIVACVGGGSNAIGFFHAFLDDPVEIVGVEAGGLGLSGTQHAAPLTCGSPGVLHGSRSYMMQDADGQVMPTHSVSAGLDYPGVGAEHAMLKDTGRVRYLAATDDEALHAFRELSRLEGLIPAFESAHAFAPLFDKSFVRPGERLLINLSGRGDKDMARAVELFPELG, translated from the coding sequence ATGCCCCCCGCAACTTCGACGCCCGGATGGTTTGGAAATTACGGCGGCCAATACGTGCCCGAGACGCTCGTACCCGCGCTCGATGAACTCGCGGAACTCTTTCATCGAAGCTGGGCGGAACCGGCATTTCGCGCCGAGTTTCACGAGATCCTCCGCTCGTTTGTCGGGCGACCGACACCGATTACCAAACTCAGCCGACTTGGCGAAGTAATCGGCGCGGAAGTCTGGGCGAAGCGCGAGGACCTGAATCACACTGGCGCGCACAAGATTAACAACGCCATCGGCCAGGTGTTGCTGGCTCGCCGCATGGGCAAGACGCGCATCATCGCCGAGACCGGGGCCGGCCAACACGGGGTCGCCACCGCGACGGTTTGCGCGCTCTACGGCATGCCGTGCGTGGTTTATATGGGTCGCGAGGACACCGAGCGCCAGGCACTGAATGTCTTTAGAATGCGGCTTCTCGGGGCGGAGGTGCGGCCCGTGGACAGCGGCACCAAGACGCTCAAGGACGCGCTGAACGAGGCCATGCGCGACTGGGTCACCAACATCGCCGACACGCATTACATCATCGGCACTGCCGCCGGGCCCTACCCGTATCCCGAAATGGTGCGCGAGTTTCAGCGCGTCATCGGCGACGAAGCCCGCGAGCAGATGCTGGCAGAAGCCGGTGCCTTGCCTGACCGCATCGTTGCCTGCGTCGGCGGCGGATCAAACGCGATCGGCTTTTTCCATGCGTTTTTAGACGACCCGGTGGAGATTGTGGGTGTGGAAGCCGGTGGCCTCGGCCTCAGCGGAACCCAACACGCCGCACCGCTTACTTGCGGGTCGCCGGGCGTGCTGCATGGCAGCCGCAGCTACATGATGCAAGATGCCGATGGGCAAGTGATGCCCACGCATTCGGTGTCGGCGGGGCTGGACTACCCCGGCGTGGGCGCCGAGCACGCGATGCTGAAAGACACCGGTCGGGTGCGATATCTGGCCGCCACTGATGACGAAGCGTTGCACGCCTTCCGCGAGCTTTCGCGGTTGGAGGGGCTGATTCCGGCCTTCGAAAGCGCACACGCCTTCGCGCCGCTCTTCGACAAGAGTTTTGTGCGGCCCGGCGAGCGCCTGCTGATTAACCTCAGCGGACGCGGCGACAAGGATATGGCGCGCGCGGTGGAACTCTTCCCCGAACTCGGCTAG
- a CDS encoding helix-turn-helix transcriptional regulator, translating into MKSVELRIGTGLTLHSERHNGDGELALMAGPAEGPIGTFRYEGERKKPLDVTFHTAEDRCHFAVVHQGHVLIPHKRLLLAPGSVIKVAGDTQFRVTFSRGPIQLSLLALDPELTSQLNCSRHEIKSASIYFDPTNMLDEVILAELLEPAISPYRSFGWALALVNSPQRVASIALSRIRVPLPAPLQRLTDSVRAEPNQAWSLKEASKLVSYSPFHLSRTFRQLAGYGFPDFVDRCRTEMALKKILADQDEQIDQVALSSGFGSTQAMRDSFRDYIGFLPSEVRVG; encoded by the coding sequence ATGAAATCCGTGGAGCTCCGCATTGGAACCGGGTTGACCCTGCATTCCGAGCGGCACAATGGCGACGGCGAACTTGCTCTGATGGCGGGTCCGGCCGAGGGTCCGATCGGCACCTTCCGTTATGAAGGCGAGCGGAAAAAACCGCTCGACGTGACGTTCCATACGGCCGAGGATCGGTGCCACTTTGCCGTGGTTCATCAGGGCCACGTGCTGATTCCGCACAAGCGACTATTGCTCGCGCCGGGTTCCGTGATTAAGGTGGCGGGAGATACCCAGTTTCGCGTGACGTTCTCGCGCGGCCCGATTCAGCTCTCGTTGCTGGCGCTTGATCCCGAACTGACGAGCCAACTCAACTGCTCGCGCCACGAAATCAAGTCGGCGTCCATTTACTTCGACCCGACCAACATGCTCGACGAAGTCATTCTCGCCGAACTCCTGGAGCCGGCGATCTCGCCGTATCGGTCGTTTGGCTGGGCGCTGGCGCTGGTGAACTCGCCGCAGCGAGTGGCCAGCATCGCACTGTCGCGTATTCGGGTGCCCCTGCCGGCCCCGCTCCAACGCCTCACCGATTCGGTTCGGGCCGAGCCTAACCAAGCCTGGAGCCTCAAGGAAGCCTCGAAGCTTGTGAGCTATTCGCCGTTCCACCTCAGCCGTACGTTCCGGCAATTGGCGGGTTACGGCTTCCCGGACTTCGTGGATCGGTGTCGCACCGAAATGGCGCTGAAAAAGATTCTCGCCGACCAAGACGAGCAGATCGACCAGGTCGCGCTGTCGTCCGGATTTGGCTCCACGCAGGCCATGCGCGACTCGTTCCGCGACTACATTGGCTTTTTGCCGAGCGAAGTGCGAGTCGGCTAG